The following are from one region of the Segatella oris genome:
- a CDS encoding MFS transporter, producing the protein MEKIQTAKMSNFRWVICALLFLATTINYMDRQVLSLTWKDFIAPEFHWSDDDYGTITGLFSIFYAVANLFAGKFIDWMGTKKGYFIAILVWSTGAVMHAGCGWVAMQVEGYGSIEALRMVQAGSDAAVAIATISVWLFLSCRLILAVGEAGNFPAAIKVTAEYFPKKDRAFSTSIFNSGASVGALAAPATIPLLARAWGWEMAFIIIGVLGYVWMGFWLWLYEKPTRNKHVNKAELCYIEQDSDLSAVEKVEEEEKEEKTISFMKCFSYRQTWSFIMGKFMTDGVWWFFLFWAPAYFSDQYGYKSDSTMGIMLVFTLYAICTFLSIGGGYLPTYFVDKKGMNPYIGRMRAMLIFACFPVLGLFAQPMGAYSPWWPAIIIGLLGAGHQAWSANLYSTIGDMFPKSTIATITGIGAMAGGISSFMINKGSGKLFTYAEAQGSAFSFMGFEGKPAGYMIVFCICAVAYLVGWCIMKLLVPKYKPIVVE; encoded by the coding sequence GTGGAAAAGATACAAACTGCAAAGATGTCCAACTTCCGTTGGGTGATATGTGCTTTGCTTTTCTTGGCAACCACAATCAACTACATGGACCGTCAGGTTCTGTCGTTAACTTGGAAAGATTTCATCGCTCCTGAATTCCACTGGAGTGATGATGACTATGGAACGATTACGGGTTTATTCTCAATCTTCTATGCTGTAGCCAATCTCTTTGCGGGTAAGTTCATTGACTGGATGGGCACAAAGAAGGGCTATTTCATTGCAATTCTCGTCTGGTCAACCGGTGCGGTGATGCATGCGGGGTGTGGATGGGTAGCCATGCAGGTTGAAGGTTACGGCAGTATAGAGGCCTTGCGCATGGTACAGGCGGGCAGTGATGCCGCTGTTGCCATTGCAACTATCAGCGTCTGGCTCTTCCTTTCGTGTCGTTTGATACTTGCAGTAGGCGAGGCAGGCAACTTCCCTGCAGCCATTAAGGTGACTGCCGAGTACTTTCCTAAGAAGGATCGTGCCTTTTCTACTTCTATTTTTAATAGCGGGGCATCGGTTGGAGCATTAGCTGCGCCGGCCACAATCCCATTGCTTGCCCGTGCATGGGGCTGGGAAATGGCTTTCATTATCATTGGTGTTCTGGGCTATGTATGGATGGGTTTCTGGCTGTGGCTGTATGAAAAGCCAACTCGAAACAAGCATGTCAACAAGGCAGAGCTATGTTATATTGAGCAAGACAGCGACCTTTCAGCAGTTGAAAAGGTTGAGGAGGAAGAGAAAGAAGAGAAGACTATCAGTTTCATGAAGTGCTTCTCGTATCGACAGACATGGTCGTTTATCATGGGAAAGTTCATGACCGACGGTGTGTGGTGGTTCTTCCTGTTCTGGGCTCCGGCCTATTTCTCCGACCAATATGGCTATAAAAGCGATTCAACGATGGGCATCATGCTTGTCTTTACGCTGTATGCCATCTGCACATTCCTAAGTATCGGCGGTGGTTATCTGCCCACTTACTTTGTGGATAAGAAAGGAATGAACCCCTATATCGGCCGTATGCGGGCAATGTTAATCTTTGCTTGCTTCCCTGTGTTGGGTTTGTTTGCACAGCCAATGGGGGCATATAGTCCTTGGTGGCCAGCCATTATCATTGGTCTTTTGGGTGCCGGGCATCAGGCATGGTCGGCAAATCTCTATTCCACTATCGGCGATATGTTCCCCAAATCAACGATAGCTACAATCACAGGTATTGGTGCTATGGCAGGCGGAATAAGTTCGTTTATGATCAATAAAGGTTCGGGAAAGCTCTTCACATACGCTGAGGCGCAGGGTTCTGCGTTCTCTTTCATGGGCTTTGAAGGCAAACCTGCCGGCTATATGATAGTCTTCTGCATCTGTGCAGTGGCTTATCTTGTAGGCTGGTGTATCATGAAATTGCTTGTGCCTAAATACAAACCTATCGTTGTGGAGTAG
- the kduI gene encoding 5-dehydro-4-deoxy-D-glucuronate isomerase: MKKTLLTLAFGLTATISMAQTNYEVRWANHPEDVKHYDTQRLRKDFAIEKVFAPGEVNWVYSMYDRFLIGGAEPVGAPIHLTTIEPLHTDKPQDKKRLLDNRELGIINVGGKGTVTVDGKTYELDFQEALYVGRADDKNNKDIVLSSVDAAHPAKFYMNSACAHKSYPTKKVTLKEANNIKAGSLKESNDRVIHQMIIDGVAGVRTCQLQMGITELKEGSVWNTMPAHTHMRRMEAYFYYNVPQGQKILHVMGEPQETRPIWLNNEQAVISPQWSIHCAAGTSNYTFIWGMAGENLVYTDMQVVKIPTLK; the protein is encoded by the coding sequence ATGAAGAAAACATTATTAACCTTGGCCTTTGGCCTTACTGCAACCATCAGCATGGCACAAACGAATTATGAAGTGAGATGGGCTAACCATCCGGAAGATGTAAAACACTACGACACACAACGTCTTCGCAAAGACTTTGCAATAGAGAAAGTGTTTGCTCCAGGCGAAGTTAACTGGGTCTACAGCATGTATGACCGCTTCCTTATCGGTGGAGCTGAACCTGTAGGTGCACCAATCCATCTGACAACGATTGAGCCTTTGCACACGGATAAGCCACAGGATAAGAAGCGACTGCTCGATAATCGAGAGCTGGGTATCATCAATGTTGGTGGTAAGGGAACGGTGACTGTCGACGGGAAAACCTATGAATTGGATTTCCAGGAAGCACTTTATGTGGGCCGTGCAGATGATAAGAACAATAAGGATATAGTGCTTTCAAGTGTTGATGCGGCTCATCCTGCCAAGTTTTATATGAATAGTGCCTGCGCACATAAGTCTTACCCAACGAAGAAAGTGACTCTGAAAGAGGCCAATAACATTAAGGCCGGTTCACTCAAAGAAAGCAATGACCGCGTTATTCACCAAATGATTATCGACGGAGTTGCCGGAGTTCGCACCTGTCAATTACAGATGGGAATCACTGAACTGAAAGAAGGTTCGGTGTGGAACACCATGCCTGCCCATACACATATGCGCAGAATGGAAGCTTACTTCTATTATAATGTGCCCCAAGGACAAAAGATTCTCCACGTAATGGGCGAGCCTCAAGAGACAAGACCAATCTGGTTGAACAACGAACAGGCTGTAATTTCACCGCAATGGAGTATCCATTGTGCAGCAGGTACAAGTAATTACACCTTCATTTGGGGCATGGCAGGCGAGAACTTGGTTTATACTGATATGCAAGTCGTAAAGATACCGACTTTAAAATAA
- a CDS encoding PTS galactitol transporter subunit IIC yields the protein MEQIFSYIISFGASVMMPILFTIIGLSIGMGFGKALKSGLYVGVGFVGLGVVTALLTTNFNTPLSSISDFYHLQLNVFDMGWPAAAAVAYNTAVGALIIPVCLGINFLMLITKTTRTVNIDLWNYWHFAFIGAVAYFVMGESLLWGYFAAIVCYMITLVFADLTAERFQKYYDLEGISIPQPFCQSFVPFAVLINKGLKKIPGFNKLDIDAEGLKRKFGELGDPLVLGVIVGSLIALFGEAGHITDFSGYLKELQQAEPSTTATDATMSIVKNVLALGVIMGAVMELIPRITKLFIDGLMPISEKTKDLVARKFDGKKIYIGMSPALVIGHPTTLVVSLFLIPTILALAVFLPGNQFLPLASLAGMFYLFPMVLPFTKGNVVRTFVIGLVALIFGLYFVTDMAPAFTQAAASVYAETGDKAAHIPDGFSGGALDFASSLFGWVIYKCTASLEYVGMGLLSVFTIVLLLFNRRQIIASEKITNTK from the coding sequence ATGGAACAGATCTTTAGCTACATCATCAGCTTTGGAGCCAGCGTGATGATGCCGATTCTCTTCACCATTATTGGACTCTCTATTGGTATGGGCTTTGGCAAAGCTTTGAAATCAGGCCTCTATGTGGGTGTCGGTTTCGTTGGCTTGGGTGTCGTAACCGCCCTGCTTACCACGAATTTCAATACTCCTTTGAGTTCAATCTCCGATTTTTATCATCTTCAACTCAATGTCTTCGACATGGGATGGCCTGCAGCTGCAGCCGTAGCTTATAACACTGCAGTGGGTGCTTTGATTATTCCTGTCTGCTTAGGCATTAACTTTCTGATGCTCATCACGAAGACAACGCGGACGGTGAACATAGACCTTTGGAACTATTGGCACTTTGCTTTCATTGGCGCTGTGGCTTATTTCGTTATGGGAGAGAGCCTGCTTTGGGGCTATTTCGCAGCCATTGTGTGCTACATGATTACGCTTGTTTTTGCAGACTTGACGGCAGAACGCTTCCAGAAGTATTATGATTTGGAGGGTATTTCCATTCCCCAGCCGTTCTGTCAGAGCTTCGTTCCTTTTGCAGTACTTATCAATAAGGGATTGAAAAAGATACCGGGCTTCAACAAACTCGACATTGATGCCGAAGGATTGAAACGCAAGTTTGGTGAGTTGGGCGACCCTTTAGTGCTTGGAGTTATCGTGGGAAGTCTGATTGCTTTATTTGGGGAAGCCGGTCATATCACTGATTTCAGTGGCTATCTGAAAGAACTTCAGCAGGCTGAACCAAGCACTACAGCCACTGATGCAACAATGAGCATCGTGAAAAATGTGTTGGCTTTAGGCGTGATTATGGGTGCTGTGATGGAGTTGATACCGCGTATCACGAAGTTGTTTATCGACGGATTGATGCCTATTTCAGAGAAAACGAAAGACCTTGTAGCGCGTAAATTCGACGGCAAGAAAATCTATATCGGTATGAGTCCGGCCCTTGTTATCGGTCATCCCACGACACTTGTGGTCTCTCTTTTCCTTATTCCAACCATTCTTGCATTAGCAGTTTTCCTGCCAGGTAACCAGTTTCTGCCCTTAGCTTCATTGGCCGGAATGTTCTATTTGTTCCCCATGGTGTTGCCTTTCACTAAGGGTAATGTGGTGAGAACATTCGTTATCGGTCTCGTGGCCTTGATTTTCGGACTTTATTTTGTCACCGACATGGCTCCTGCTTTCACGCAGGCTGCAGCCTCTGTCTATGCAGAAACCGGTGATAAAGCAGCCCATATCCCCGATGGTTTCTCGGGTGGTGCACTCGATTTTGCATCAAGTTTATTCGGTTGGGTTATCTATAAGTGCACTGCCTCATTGGAATATGTGGGCATGGGACTGTTGAGCGTGTTCACCATTGTACTTTTATTGTTCAACCGTCGACAGATTATAGCAAGTGAAAAAATAACAAATACGAAATGA
- a CDS encoding bifunctional UDP-N-acetylmuramoyl-tripeptide:D-alanyl-D-alanine ligase/alanine racemase codes for MTYTIEKVTTLIGARRFGASDAKIGFVLTDSRSLCFPEETLFFALKSGRNDGHYYIPELYRRGVRNFVVTEVPADYATEYAEANFLKVVDSLEALQRLAERHRDEFNIPIVGITGSNGKTMVKEWLNQLLCDDMFITRSPRSYNSQVGVPLSVWLLNEHTQVGIFEAGISQPGEMLALRDIIQPTIAVLTNLGDAHQENFISKEMKCKEKLILFHDAKTVVYNGDDPIVNGCVNELEDFKGERLFWSLKDKRAPFFIKSVEKKETATTVTYIYKGNESWYSLPFIDDASVTNSFACAAVALTLGVGGDVLDERMQQLEPIAMRLEVKQGQHGCTLINDSYNSDINSLDIALDFMNRRPDHQGRRHTLILSDIYQSGMTTDELYQEVGMLCQQRGVEKFIGVGKDLQSHAYCIGVKAKYFFESVEELIDSDVFKQLHDEVILIKGARRFGFDQLTELLVQKVHETTLEVNLNAVVKNLNHYRSFMKPHTKLVCMIKADAYGAGSVEIAKTLQDHRVDYLAVAVADEGVTLRKNGITSNIMIMNPEMTAFKTMFDYDLEPEVYSFRLLDALVKEAEKEGITGFPVHIKLDTGMHRLGFDPHKDMDELIRRLKRQNAIIPRSVFSHFVGADSDDFDTFSAQQFELFKLGADKLQTAFDHKILFHMDNSAGIEHFPDRQMDMCRLGLGLYGINSRNNKIINNVSTLKTTILQIHQLPAGESIGYSRKTYLERDSLIAAIPIGYADGLDRRLSNRRGYCLVNGQKAEYVGNICMDVAMIDVTDIDCKEGDSVEIFGDHLPVTVLSDAIDTIPYEVLTGISNRVKRVYFQD; via the coding sequence ATGACATATACTATTGAAAAGGTTACCACACTGATAGGTGCGCGTCGTTTTGGTGCGAGTGATGCCAAGATTGGTTTTGTTTTAACAGACAGTCGCTCGCTTTGTTTCCCCGAAGAGACATTGTTTTTTGCTCTCAAGTCTGGCCGTAATGATGGCCATTACTATATTCCCGAGCTTTATCGTCGTGGGGTCAGAAACTTTGTTGTGACTGAAGTTCCGGCCGATTATGCCACAGAATACGCTGAAGCTAACTTCTTGAAAGTGGTTGACTCCCTTGAAGCTTTGCAGCGTTTAGCCGAGCGTCATCGTGATGAATTCAATATTCCGATTGTTGGAATCACGGGAAGTAACGGTAAAACAATGGTCAAAGAGTGGCTTAATCAGTTGCTCTGTGATGATATGTTTATCACGCGTTCGCCTCGCAGTTACAATTCACAGGTGGGCGTTCCGCTAAGTGTTTGGCTGCTGAATGAGCACACCCAAGTGGGTATTTTCGAAGCAGGCATCAGTCAACCTGGTGAGATGTTGGCGCTGCGTGATATCATTCAGCCGACGATTGCCGTGCTGACGAACCTCGGAGATGCCCATCAAGAGAACTTCATCAGTAAGGAAATGAAGTGTAAGGAAAAGCTTATTCTGTTTCATGATGCCAAGACTGTGGTCTACAATGGTGACGATCCAATCGTCAATGGCTGTGTAAATGAGCTTGAAGACTTTAAGGGTGAGCGTCTGTTCTGGTCGCTGAAAGACAAGCGTGCACCTTTCTTTATCAAGTCAGTTGAAAAGAAAGAGACCGCGACTACAGTCACCTATATATATAAAGGTAATGAAAGTTGGTATTCATTGCCGTTTATCGATGATGCCTCTGTTACCAATTCCTTTGCTTGTGCAGCTGTAGCGCTGACCTTAGGTGTCGGGGGTGACGTGCTCGATGAACGCATGCAGCAGCTTGAACCGATAGCCATGCGCCTTGAAGTAAAGCAGGGACAGCATGGTTGTACGCTCATTAACGACAGCTATAACTCGGATATCAACTCGCTTGACATCGCACTTGACTTCATGAACCGCCGTCCCGACCATCAAGGACGCCGTCATACGCTCATCCTCAGTGACATCTATCAGAGCGGAATGACCACCGATGAACTCTATCAAGAGGTAGGAATGCTCTGTCAACAGCGTGGTGTAGAGAAGTTCATCGGTGTAGGAAAAGACCTTCAATCTCATGCCTATTGCATTGGCGTGAAAGCGAAATATTTCTTTGAAAGCGTAGAAGAACTGATAGACAGTGACGTTTTTAAGCAACTTCACGACGAAGTAATTCTCATCAAAGGAGCACGCCGTTTCGGTTTCGATCAACTGACAGAACTGCTTGTCCAGAAAGTACATGAGACCACATTAGAGGTAAATCTCAATGCCGTTGTAAAGAACCTGAACCACTATCGCTCGTTCATGAAGCCACATACCAAGTTGGTCTGCATGATCAAAGCAGATGCTTACGGGGCCGGGAGCGTTGAGATTGCCAAGACACTACAGGATCATCGCGTGGATTATCTTGCTGTTGCAGTGGCTGATGAGGGTGTAACGCTGCGCAAGAACGGCATCACCAGCAACATCATGATTATGAATCCGGAGATGACCGCCTTTAAGACGATGTTCGATTATGACCTCGAACCCGAGGTTTACTCTTTCAGATTGCTTGATGCTTTGGTGAAAGAAGCGGAGAAAGAAGGCATTACCGGTTTCCCCGTTCATATCAAACTCGATACCGGTATGCATCGTCTTGGCTTTGATCCGCACAAGGATATGGACGAGCTTATCAGGCGTCTGAAACGTCAGAATGCCATCATTCCACGTTCTGTGTTCAGCCATTTCGTGGGTGCAGACAGTGATGATTTCGACACATTCAGCGCCCAACAGTTTGAACTTTTCAAGCTTGGGGCAGATAAACTTCAAACCGCTTTCGACCACAAGATACTCTTCCACATGGACAACAGTGCCGGTATTGAGCACTTCCCCGACCGTCAGATGGACATGTGTCGCTTGGGATTGGGGCTTTATGGCATTAATTCGCGCAACAATAAGATTATCAATAACGTCAGCACCTTAAAGACTACAATCCTCCAGATACATCAACTTCCGGCAGGTGAAAGCATCGGTTACAGCCGAAAGACCTATCTTGAGCGTGACAGTTTGATAGCCGCTATCCCTATAGGTTATGCAGATGGTCTTGACAGACGGCTCAGCAACCGCCGTGGTTACTGTCTTGTCAATGGGCAGAAAGCCGAATATGTGGGTAATATCTGTATGGATGTAGCGATGATTGACGTTACAGATATCGACTGTAAAGAGGGAGACAGCGTTGAAATCTTCGGCGATCATCTGCCTGTTACAGTGCTGAGTGATGCCATTGATACTATTCCTTACGAGGTACTTACAGGCATCAGCAACCGTGTGAAGCGTGTCTATTTCCAGGATTAA
- a CDS encoding outer membrane beta-barrel protein produces the protein MKKFLMTLVAAFAVAMSANAQVYVGGGFSINGVDNGNTTVTTYKFIPEVGYNFNENWAAGVAFGWEGASKGGTKTLEVNPYARFTFVHTKYVNLFVDGGFGYKHTYNQGYDADLWAVGARPGVAVNLTKKLSFVSHVGFLGWSQSKDNNSNLKTSRYGLDLDGNDITFSLYYNF, from the coding sequence ATGAAAAAGTTTTTGATGACTTTAGTAGCAGCATTTGCTGTTGCAATGAGCGCTAATGCACAGGTTTATGTAGGTGGTGGCTTTAGCATTAACGGTGTAGACAATGGTAACACCACTGTAACAACCTACAAATTCATCCCTGAAGTAGGTTACAACTTCAACGAAAATTGGGCTGCCGGTGTTGCATTTGGCTGGGAAGGCGCAAGCAAGGGCGGTACAAAGACACTTGAAGTCAACCCATATGCACGCTTCACTTTCGTTCATACAAAGTATGTTAACCTATTCGTTGATGGCGGTTTTGGCTACAAGCACACTTACAACCAGGGCTATGATGCCGATCTTTGGGCTGTAGGTGCACGTCCAGGTGTTGCAGTAAATCTCACAAAGAAACTTTCGTTTGTTTCTCATGTAGGTTTCCTTGGCTGGTCACAGAGCAAGGACAACAACAGCAATTTGAAGACAAGCAGATACGGTCTTGACCTCGATGGCAACGACATCACGTTCAGCCTGTACTACAACTTCTAA
- a CDS encoding DUF4840 domain-containing protein, protein MEQKTNKMYLWLLGCLTVLGLTFTACEPGGGNDNSLTREQQQQAYQQVRGSYAGKTYYQRWSATDKKYVSDSSDVKWEILTDSTLTIKNFPMSLFADYVNDNALKEALKSAPNQDITCFTGYYNLSPVGFLLNPKTAVFELNYNKGSHKISIAFAGNSNYSFGFSKVKSVVAMQIIALSLQVDAMSENKLKGNVGFIFRGKTGVAPAPSPRK, encoded by the coding sequence ATGGAACAGAAAACAAACAAAATGTATCTATGGCTGTTAGGATGCCTGACAGTGCTCGGTTTAACCTTTACTGCTTGTGAACCAGGTGGTGGCAATGACAACAGTCTTACCCGTGAACAGCAACAGCAGGCCTATCAACAAGTGAGGGGATCTTATGCAGGTAAGACCTATTATCAGCGTTGGAGTGCCACTGACAAGAAGTATGTGAGTGATTCGTCTGACGTGAAATGGGAGATATTGACCGACAGTACGCTGACCATAAAGAACTTCCCGATGAGCCTTTTTGCCGATTATGTGAACGACAATGCACTGAAAGAAGCGTTGAAATCAGCCCCAAATCAGGACATCACATGCTTCACAGGCTATTATAATCTCAGTCCGGTAGGCTTTCTGTTGAACCCCAAAACGGCCGTATTTGAACTCAATTATAATAAAGGAAGCCATAAAATCAGTATCGCTTTTGCTGGGAACAGCAATTATTCCTTTGGCTTTTCAAAGGTCAAGTCGGTTGTAGCTATGCAGATTATAGCACTCTCTTTGCAGGTAGATGCCATGTCAGAAAACAAGCTTAAAGGTAATGTGGGCTTTATTTTCCGTGGAAAAACCGGTGTGGCTCCAGCTCCGTCGCCCCGCAAGTAG
- a CDS encoding RNA polymerase sigma factor — translation MKLFTTDKELTIVHKLSRGEATAIDLLYAEYAPFLTAVCARYIPQNDDMKDVLQEAFIKMFNKGDTFTYRGKGSLKAWATRIVINEALLFLRQQAKEDVLTTDRDLPETVDEEPEVNTLSTDEITAMIRQLPTGYRTVFNLYVIEGMSHQQIAELLNIKPDTSASQLHKAKVMLAHMIKSHQRQEEKTVWRIG, via the coding sequence ATGAAACTATTCACCACAGACAAGGAACTGACCATAGTTCACAAGTTAAGCAGGGGCGAAGCCACTGCCATTGACTTGTTATATGCCGAGTATGCGCCTTTTCTTACGGCGGTTTGTGCGCGTTATATCCCGCAGAACGATGACATGAAAGATGTCTTGCAAGAGGCTTTCATCAAGATGTTCAACAAGGGAGACACGTTCACCTATCGTGGAAAAGGATCGCTGAAAGCCTGGGCAACGCGCATTGTTATCAACGAGGCATTGCTTTTTCTGCGTCAACAGGCAAAGGAAGATGTGCTGACAACCGACAGGGATTTGCCTGAAACAGTCGATGAGGAGCCAGAAGTAAACACGCTTTCTACCGATGAAATAACAGCTATGATAAGGCAGTTGCCCACGGGATATCGCACAGTATTCAACCTATATGTCATCGAAGGAATGAGTCATCAGCAAATAGCTGAACTGCTGAATATCAAGCCTGACACCTCAGCCTCACAGCTTCACAAGGCCAAGGTGATGTTGGCTCATATGATAAAATCACACCAACGACAAGAAGAAAAGACGGTATGGAGAATTGGATAA